A section of the Peromyscus eremicus unplaced genomic scaffold, PerEre_H2_v1 PerEre#2#chrX_unloc_1, whole genome shotgun sequence genome encodes:
- the LOC131900988 gene encoding zinc finger protein 431-like — MNTVTYDDVHIDFTWEEWTLLDPSQKNLYKDVMLETYRNLTIIGYSWEDHNIEEHCQNSRRHERHERSQTGMKTSVYTQCGKAFAYDSQLQKHERRHTGEKPPERNQCNKSSACHINLQRHQRTHTGEKCCEGNQCVKALAQHSHLQIHKRTHTGKKPNEFNQCGKALEHHGTVQLQKRTHTREKSYECNQCGKAFAHPITLQRHKRTHTGEKLYECNQCGKTFALHSNLQMHKRTHTGEKPFECNQCGKTFTQHGHLQVHKRTHTGEKPYECNHCGKAFGHNSTLQRHERTHTGEKPYECNQCGKAFARQSHLQIHKSTHTGEKPFECNQCGKAFAQHSRLQEHKRTHTGEKLYECNQCGKAFVQHSHLQGHKRTHTGEKPYKCNECDKAFACQSSLQSHKSTHTGEKPYECKQCGKAFGRYSDLHRHKRTHTGEKPYECNQCGKAFTRPSTLQMHKRTHTGEKPYECIQCGKAFALHSNLQIHKRTHTGEKPYECSQCGKAFAQHSDLQEHKRTHTGEKPYECIQCGKAFGHRSTLQKHKRTHTGEKPYECDQCGKGFARQSHLQVHRRTHYSRENL; from the exons AAtacagtgacctatgatgatgtgcatattgacttcacttgggaagagtggactttgctggatccttcccagaagaatctctacaaagatgtcatgctggagacctacagaaacctcactattatag gatacagttgggaagaccataatattgaagaacattgtcaaaattctagaagacatgaaag gcatgaaagaagccaAACTGGAATGAAAACTTCTGTATAtactcaatgtggtaaagcctttgcatatgaTAGTCagcttcaaaagcatgaaagaagacatactggagagaaacctccTGAACGTAATCAGTGTAATAAATCCTCTGCATGTCACATTAATCTTCAAAGGCatcaaagaacacatactggagagaaatgtTGTGAaggtaatcagtgtgttaaagccttggCACAACACAGCCATCTTCAgattcataaaagaacacatactggaaagaaaccaaatgaatttaatcaatgtggtaaagccctTGAACATCATGGTACTGTTCAACTGCagaaaagaacacatactagagagaaaagctatgaatgcaatcaatgtggtaaagcctttgctcatcccattactcttcaaaggcataaaagaacacatactggagagaaactctatgaatgtaatcagtgtggtaaaacttTTGCActtcatagtaatcttcaaatgcataaaagaacacatactggagagaaaccctttgaatgtaatcaatgtggtaagaCATTTACACAACATGGTCATCtacaagtacataaaagaacacatacaggagagaaaccctatgaatgtaatcattgtggtaaagcctttggtcataacagtactcttcaaaggcatgaaagaacacatactggagagaaaccctatgaatgtaatcaatgtggtaaagcttttgcacgTCAGAGTcatcttcaaattcataaaagtacacatactggagagaaaccctttgaatgtaatcagtgtggtaaagcctttgcacaacacagtcgtcttcaagaacataaaagaacacatactggggagaaactctatgaatgtaatcaatgtggtaaagcctttgtacaacacagtcatcttcaaggacataaaagaacacatactggtgagaaaccgtataaatgtaatgaatgtgataAAGCTTTTGCATGTCAGAGTAGCCTGCAAAGCCATAAAagtacacatactggagagaaaccctatgaatgtaagcaatgtggtaaagcctttggacgTTATAGTGATCTTcacaggcataaaagaacacatactggagagaaaccttatgaatgtaatcagtgtggtaaagcctttacacgccccagtactcttcaaatgcataaaagaacacatactggagagaaaccctatgaatgtattcagtgtggtaaagcttttgcacttcacagtaatcttcaaattcataaaagaacacatactggagagaaaccctatgaatgtagtcaatgtggtaaagcctttgcacaacatagTGATCTAcaagaacataaaagaacacatactggagagaaaccctatgaatgtattcaatgtggtaaagcctttggtcATCGtagtactcttcaaaagcataaaagaacacatactggagagaaaccctatgagtgtGATCAATGTGGTAAAGGCTTTGCACGTCAGAGTCATCTTCAAGTTCATAGAAGAACACATTACTCAAGAGAAAACCTTTGA